Proteins from a single region of Carettochelys insculpta isolate YL-2023 chromosome 17, ASM3395843v1, whole genome shotgun sequence:
- the LOC142022293 gene encoding kunitz-type serine protease inhibitor 1-like produces MKSGLLLLALLLTLWAELPPASGQQLPAKWICKLPADPGPCEAHMTRYFYNWRTRRCESFIYGGCKGNKNNFKTEEECRRTCG; encoded by the exons ATGAAGTCAGGCCTGCTCCTGCTCGCATtgctcctcaccctctgggcTGAGCTGCCGCCTGCCTCTGGGCAGCAACTTCCAG CTAAATGGATCTGCAAGCTTCCAGCAGACCCTGGACCGTGCGAAGCACACATGACCCGCTACTTCTACAACTGGCGCACCAGGAGGTGTGAGTCATTCATTTATGGCGGCTGTAAGGGCAACAAGAACAATTTTAAGACTGAAGAGGAATGTCGCAGGACATGCGGATAG